CAAGAAAATACACCTGAATATATAAAGGCGGATACAGGAGGAGTAGTATTTGCAACTAACCTAAAAGATAGGTCTGAGGCAATAAATGGAACATATGTTTCGTGGTATGGGAATCACAGGGGATACGTGAGCTACTATGTTAATAAGCAGTCTCCAGATATTTCTGTAGCATATGTTTATGGGTGTTATAAGCATCTTCAAAAAACAGTTGAACCAGAAGTAAGTATTTCATGGCCACTGAGTGCAAGTCTTACGGTAAGTCCTAGTGATGACTACGTAGAAGAGTTACCAAATGCAGAATTTGACTTCAGTCCTTATAAGTAAAATCTTTAAGTAAATATTTAAAAAAATATGTAGAGCTCTAATTTGAGCTCTACATATTTATTTTGAATAATTTAAAAGCGCTATTTACTAGATTAACTTATTTAACTTTGGTTAACATTGTTGTTGGTCTTAATAAGGACATAGGACTAAGGTCAGGCAATATAAATGTGGCTAATATAATTAGTGCTAATTTGATTGCGGCGATGTAAAGACTGATATAGCGATTGTAAAAGTGGACGATAAAAATAAATTAGCATCACTTAAATTTGTACATTCCACAAAACGTAACGGGGTGGATAATGTAATTGCAATTAGAATTCCGCTATCAGTATATATAAAAAGTACGATAGTTTAGCGGGATAATCAGTACAACCGATAGAATGGGATTAGGAAACTATAAGTTAATACAAGTAATGTTACCAAATTATGGTTCAAACGGGGGGACAACTTTTTAATTCGAACTAAGAGGTAATAGGAATTAATTCTTTTAAAGCAATCGAATTTGGTATGAGGGACTTTCTTTTTTTATTCCTTCAGAAAATGTACTTTCCGCAGTTTCCAAACTGGAGAGGATGGTAATCTAAAAATACCATATGTAGACATAAGTTTTGCCGAAGATAATTTTAGTAAGTATGGTATATGATATAAAAATAGCAAAACAAGGTATAAAATTAGAATTTTAAAAAAGGTTTGAAATAAAAAATAATAAAAATCGATAATAGGTAAAACCTTTTAATCCTTTAGATTGTCTAATTATAATGAGAGGTTAATTCTCTATAACTAAATGGGAGATATATATGAGGGCTGTTGAATTAGAAAAAGTAAGAAATGCTATTAGAGGTAATAAAAATGCGTTTGCCGAATTAATAGACGAAAGAAAAAAAGACATATACAGGATAGCTTATATTTATGTGAAGAATAATTCAGATACAATGGATTTGTTCCACGAAACAGTATACAATGCCTTTGCAACAATAAAAAAACTTAAAAATCCTGAATTTTTTAATTCATGGATTACAAGGATAACAATAAATTGTTGTATTAATTTTCTGAAGAAAAGAAAGAGAATCACTGAAAATGAGGTACAATGTCTGGATTCAGATGATATATACCAATATTCAGATGGTACACCTGATTTGTCGGAAGTTCTTTCTTCAAATATTGACCTGATAGGAGCAGTAGAAAAATTAGATATTAAGTTGAAAACAGTAATACTTCTAAAGTATTATCAAGATTTTACTATTAATCAAATAGCTGAAATTTTAGAATGTCCCACAGGTACTGTTAAAACCAGACTTAATAGAGCGTTAAACCTTTTGAGACTTGAGCTAGAGGATGTTAAAGGAGGTAATTTTAATGAATAACTTTAAAAAACAATGCGAAGAGATTTCCGTGCCGGATAATATTGATATAGTTTTGAAAAAAGCAATAAGAAAAGGTAGAAATGGTTTAATAACTAAAAGACTA
This region of Clostridium sp. BNL1100 genomic DNA includes:
- a CDS encoding sigma-70 family RNA polymerase sigma factor; the protein is MRAVELEKVRNAIRGNKNAFAELIDERKKDIYRIAYIYVKNNSDTMDLFHETVYNAFATIKKLKNPEFFNSWITRITINCCINFLKKRKRITENEVQCLDSDDIYQYSDGTPDLSEVLSSNIDLIGAVEKLDIKLKTVILLKYYQDFTINQIAEILECPTGTVKTRLNRALNLLRLELEDVKGGNFNE